A genome region from Mycobacterium florentinum includes the following:
- a CDS encoding transglutaminase family protein — translation MWRLRVVHTTGFAYQSAVTASYNEARLTPSSDTRQNVILNRVETIPATRSYRYIDYWGTAVTAFDLHAPHSDLTVTSSSVVETEQPEPPAKDVTWSDLHSAAVIDRFDELLQPTEYTPFSKRVRSIGRRIAKSSEPQEAVKAAAGWVHEELDYLPGTTGVRSSGLDALKEGKGVCQDFVHLSLMLLRDMGIPARYVSGYLHPERDAVVGDTVEGRSHAWLQAWTGGWWNYDPTNDTEITEQYVGVGVGRDYTDVSPLKGIYSGQGATDLDVVVEVTRLA, via the coding sequence ATGTGGCGGCTGCGCGTAGTGCACACGACCGGGTTCGCCTACCAATCGGCGGTGACCGCCTCCTATAACGAGGCCCGGCTGACCCCGAGCTCCGACACCCGGCAAAACGTCATCCTCAACCGCGTCGAAACCATTCCGGCAACCCGGTCCTATCGGTACATCGACTACTGGGGTACCGCCGTCACGGCGTTCGACCTGCACGCGCCACACAGCGACCTGACGGTGACGTCCTCGTCGGTCGTCGAGACCGAGCAGCCCGAACCACCCGCCAAGGATGTCACCTGGAGCGACCTGCATTCCGCGGCGGTGATCGACCGGTTCGACGAATTGCTGCAGCCCACCGAGTACACGCCGTTTAGCAAGCGGGTCAGGTCGATCGGCAGGAGAATCGCCAAGAGCAGCGAGCCACAGGAAGCCGTCAAGGCCGCGGCCGGCTGGGTGCACGAGGAGCTGGACTATCTTCCCGGGACGACGGGGGTGCGCTCGTCGGGGCTGGACGCCCTGAAGGAGGGCAAGGGAGTCTGCCAGGACTTCGTCCACCTGTCGTTAATGCTCTTGCGCGACATGGGAATTCCGGCCCGCTACGTGTCCGGCTACCTGCACCCCGAACGCGACGCGGTGGTCGGTGACACCGTGGAAGGCCGAAGCCACGCGTGGCTGCAGGCGTGGACCGGTGGATGGTGGAACTACGACCCCACCAACGACACCGAGATCACCGAGCAATATGTCGGCGTGGGCGTCGGCCGCGACTACACCGATGTGTCCCCGCTGAAGGGCATCTACTCGGGCCAGGGCGCGACGGATCTCGACGTGGTCGTCGAGGTCACCCGACTGGCCTAG
- a CDS encoding ribonuclease Z — protein MIEITLLGTGSPIPDPNRAGPATLVRAGGQVFLVDCGRGVLQRAAAVGVGAAGLSALLLTHLHSDHIGDLGDLLITRWITTFTPDPAPFPIIGPPGTAETVEAMLKAFGHDIGYRIAHHDDLNTPPPIEVHEYTEGPVWDRDCVSIRVAPTDHRPVAPTIGFRIDADGASVVLAGDTVPCDGLDELAAGAGALVHTVIRKDIVTQIPQQRLQDICDYHSSVEEAAATAARAGVGTLVMTHYVPALVPGQEEQWRTLAASEFGGRIELGDDLHRVEVPPRP, from the coding sequence ATGATCGAGATCACCTTGTTGGGAACCGGCAGTCCCATCCCCGACCCGAACCGAGCGGGGCCGGCGACGCTGGTGCGGGCCGGCGGGCAGGTGTTCCTGGTGGATTGCGGGCGTGGTGTCCTGCAGCGCGCGGCGGCAGTCGGCGTGGGCGCCGCCGGGTTGTCGGCGCTGCTGCTCACCCACCTGCACAGCGACCACATCGGCGATCTCGGCGACCTGCTCATCACGCGGTGGATCACCACGTTCACCCCGGATCCCGCGCCGTTCCCGATCATCGGGCCGCCGGGCACCGCGGAGACGGTCGAGGCGATGCTGAAGGCGTTCGGCCACGACATCGGTTACCGGATCGCCCACCACGACGACCTGAACACGCCGCCACCGATCGAGGTGCACGAATACACCGAGGGCCCGGTGTGGGACCGCGACTGCGTCTCGATTCGGGTGGCGCCCACCGACCACCGGCCGGTAGCACCGACCATCGGGTTCCGGATCGACGCCGACGGCGCCTCGGTGGTGCTGGCCGGGGACACCGTGCCGTGCGACGGCCTCGACGAACTGGCGGCCGGGGCGGGCGCGTTGGTGCACACCGTGATCCGCAAGGACATCGTCACGCAGATCCCGCAGCAGCGGCTGCAGGACATCTGCGACTACCACTCGTCGGTCGAAGAAGCCGCGGCGACCGCGGCCCGCGCGGGGGTCGGCACATTGGTGATGACGCACTATGTGCCGGCGTTGGTGCCCGGACAAGAAGAACAGTGGCGGACGCTGGCCGCCTCGGAATTCGGCGGGCGCATCGAGCTCGGCGACGACTTGCACCGGGTCGAAGTCCCGCCGCGGCCGTAG
- a CDS encoding CBS domain-containing protein, whose protein sequence is MRIADVLRNKGAAVTTINPDATVRELLAGLAEQNIGAMVVVGDEGVVGIVSERDVVRQLHAHGPSVLTRPISKIMTATVATCTKSDTVDEISMLMTKNRVRHVPVLDGKKLIGIVSIGDVVKTRMEELEAEQQQLQSYITQG, encoded by the coding sequence ATGCGGATAGCGGACGTTTTGCGCAACAAAGGTGCGGCGGTCACGACGATCAATCCGGACGCCACGGTCCGGGAACTGCTCGCCGGCCTCGCCGAGCAAAACATCGGCGCCATGGTGGTGGTGGGAGACGAGGGAGTGGTCGGCATCGTGTCCGAGCGCGACGTCGTGCGCCAACTACACGCGCATGGCCCCAGCGTGCTGACCCGCCCGATCTCCAAGATCATGACCGCGACTGTTGCGACCTGCACGAAGTCCGACACGGTCGACGAGATCAGCATGCTGATGACCAAGAACCGGGTGCGCCACGTGCCCGTGCTCGACGGCAAGAAGCTGATCGGCATCGTGAGCATCGGAGACGTCGTGAAGACGCGGATGGAAGAGCTCGAGGCCGAACAGCAGCAGCTGCAGTCCTACATCACGCAAGGCTGA
- a CDS encoding type II toxin-antitoxin system PemK/MazF family toxin, translating to MAPARKSQWKTFQRFAQNVVVYGVPRLIQQVQTAHAVYREIEQVVKTTANARASGGESESASITEGRPVTSDSFPTAQRARKVVYAPDLDGRADPGEIVWTWVVYEDDPTRGKDRPVLVVGRDRSVLLGLMLSSQEHYASDPDWVGIGAGDWDCEGRESWVRLDRVLDVPEEGIRREGAILEREIFDVVAARLRTDYAWR from the coding sequence ATGGCCCCTGCCCGGAAATCGCAGTGGAAGACATTCCAGCGGTTTGCCCAGAACGTGGTCGTCTACGGGGTTCCGCGACTCATCCAGCAGGTCCAGACCGCGCATGCCGTGTACCGCGAGATCGAACAGGTCGTGAAAACCACCGCGAACGCGCGGGCTTCCGGCGGCGAGTCGGAGTCGGCATCGATCACCGAGGGCCGCCCGGTGACCAGCGACAGCTTCCCCACCGCCCAACGGGCCCGCAAGGTCGTCTACGCCCCCGACCTCGACGGCAGGGCCGATCCCGGGGAAATCGTCTGGACTTGGGTGGTCTACGAGGACGATCCGACCCGCGGAAAAGACCGCCCGGTGCTCGTCGTGGGCCGCGACCGCAGCGTCCTGCTCGGGCTCATGCTGTCCAGTCAGGAGCACTATGCGTCTGACCCGGATTGGGTCGGGATCGGCGCGGGCGACTGGGATTGCGAGGGCCGGGAAAGCTGGGTGCGGCTGGATCGGGTGCTCGACGTGCCCGAGGAGGGCATTCGCCGCGAGGGCGCGATCCTGGAACGCGAGATCTTCGACGTGGTGGCCGCCCGGCTGCGCACCGACTACGCCTGGCGCTGA